In Felis catus isolate Fca126 chromosome C2, F.catus_Fca126_mat1.0, whole genome shotgun sequence, a single window of DNA contains:
- the CHAF1B gene encoding chromatin assembly factor 1 subunit B isoform X1: MKVITCEIAWHNKEPVYSLDFQHGTAGRIHRLASAGVDTAVRIWKVEKGPDGKAIVEFLSNLARHTKAVNVVRFSPNGEILASGGDDAVILLWKVNDNKEPEQIAFQDDDEAQLNKENWTVVKTLRGHLEDVYDICWATDGNLMASASVDNTAIIWDVSKGQKISIFNEHKSYVQGVTWDPLGQYVATLSCDRILRVYSTQKKRVAFNVSKMLSGIGAEGEVRSYRMFHDDSMKSFFRRLSFTPDGSLLLTPAGCVESGENVTNTTYVFSRKNLKRPIAHLPCPGKATLAVRCCPVYFELRPVVETDRASQEPGTELVHLPYRLVFAVASEDSVLLYDTQQPFPFGYVSNIHYHTLSDVSWSSDGAFLAISSTDGYCSFVTFEKDELGTPLKEKPVLSVGTPDTAKKTKSQPHQGSSPGPRLVEGTPSSPCTPPPQARPSPAPAAPSEEKKALQPSTQNPKAPPSRRVTLNTLQAWSKTTPRRINLLPLKTETPPNSVPISIISTPSTEETEPGTPGDPQDSPPEPKRPRLGEHKGSSQGLEP, translated from the exons ATGAAAGTCATTACCTGCGAAATAGCCTGGCACAACAAGGAGCCGGTGTATAGCCTGGACTTCCAGCATGGCACCGCCGGGAGGATCCACAGACTGGCGTCGGCCGGTGTAGACACGGCGGTTAGG ATCTGGAAGGTGGAAAAAGGACCCGATGGAAAGGCCATTGTTGAATTTTTGTCCAATCTTGCCCGCCATACCAAAGCTGTCAATGTCGTGCGTTTTTCTCCGAATGGGGAAATTTTAGCATCAGGAGGAGATG ATGCCGTCATCCTGTTGTGGAAGGTGAATGATAATAAGGAGCCAGAACAGATTGCTTTTCAGGATGATGATGAGGCCCAGCTGAACAAGGAGAATTGGACTGTCGTAAAAACCCTGAG AGGCCACTTGGAAGATGTGTACGATATTTGCTGGGCAACTGACGGGAATCTAATGGCTTCTGCCTCTGTGGATAACACGGCCATCATATGGGATGTCAGTAAAG GACAGAAGATCTCTATCTTTAATGAACATAAAAGTTACGTCCAAGGAGTAACCTGGGACCCCTTGGGTCAGTATGTTGCCACCCTGAGCTGTGACAG gatCCTCAGGGTGTACAGCACCCAGAAGAAACGTGTGGCTTTTAATGTCTCAAAGATGCTGTCTGGAATAGGGGCCGAAGGAGAG GTCCGAAGTTACCGGATGTTTCACGACGACAGCATGAAGTCATTCTTCCGTAGACTCAGTTTTACCCCTGATGGGTCTTTGCTCCTCACACCAG CTGGATGTGTGGAGTCTGGAGAAAATGTAACAaataccacctatgttttctccAGGAAGAATCTTAAAAG GCCCATCGCTCACCTTCCCTGTCCTGGCAAAGCGACGCTTGCAGTTCGCTGCTGTCCTGTCTACTTTGAGTTGAGGCCGGTGGTGGAAACAG ACAGAGCGTCACAGGAGCCGGGCACGGAGCTCGTGCACCTGCCCTACCGCCTGGTGTTTGCTGTGGCTTCTGAAGACTCTGTGCTCTTGTATGACACCCAGCAGCCGTTCCCTTTTGGCTACGTGTCTAACATACATTACCACACCCTGAGTGATGTCTCCTG GTCCAGCGATGGGGCCTTCCTGGCCATTTCTTCCACGGATGGCTACTGTTCGTTTGTGACATTCGAGAAGGATGAACTTGGAACGCCTTTGAAAGAGAAGCCGGTTTTAAGCGTGGGAACTCCCGATACAGCAAAGAAAACGAAGAGTCAGCCACACCAGGGGTCTTCGCCAGGCCCCAGGCTAGTAGAGGGGACCCCCAGCAGCCCCTGCACACCCCCGCCTCAGGCAAGACCATCTCCAGCCCCAGCAGCGCCTTCCGAGGAGAAGAAGGCCCTGCAGCCCAGCACGCAGAATCCCAAAGCACCCCCATCCCGGAGGGTCACTCTGAACACGCTGCAGGCCTGGAGCAAGACAACACCCCG gaggATAAATTTACTACCCTTAAAGACAGAGACTCCACCAAATTCTGTACCAATTAGTATAATCTCCACCCCTTCCACAGAAGAAACTGAACCAG GGACGCCCGGGGACCCTCAGGACAGTCCTCCGGAGCCCAAGCGGCCTCGGCTTGGTGAACACAAAGGAAGTTCCCAAGGTCTGGAGCCTTGA
- the CHAF1B gene encoding chromatin assembly factor 1 subunit B isoform X2, with amino-acid sequence MKVITCEIAWHNKEPVYSLDFQHGTAGRIHRLASAGVDTAVRIWKVEKGPDGKAIVEFLSNLARHTKAVNVVRFSPNGEILASGGDDAVILLWKVNDNKEPEQIAFQDDDEAQLNKENWTVVKTLRGHLEDVYDICWATDGNLMASASVDNTAIIWDVSKGQKISIFNEHKSYVQGVTWDPLGQYVATLSCDRILRVYSTQKKRVAFNVSKMLSGIGAEGEVRSYRMFHDDSMKSFFRRLSFTPDGSLLLTPAGCVESGENVTNTTYVFSRKNLKRPIAHLPCPGKATLAVRCCPVYFELRPVVETDRASQEPGTELVHLPYRLVFAVASEDSVLLYDTQQPFPFGYVSNIHYHTLSDVSWRINLLPLKTETPPNSVPISIISTPSTEETEPGTPGDPQDSPPEPKRPRLGEHKGSSQGLEP; translated from the exons ATGAAAGTCATTACCTGCGAAATAGCCTGGCACAACAAGGAGCCGGTGTATAGCCTGGACTTCCAGCATGGCACCGCCGGGAGGATCCACAGACTGGCGTCGGCCGGTGTAGACACGGCGGTTAGG ATCTGGAAGGTGGAAAAAGGACCCGATGGAAAGGCCATTGTTGAATTTTTGTCCAATCTTGCCCGCCATACCAAAGCTGTCAATGTCGTGCGTTTTTCTCCGAATGGGGAAATTTTAGCATCAGGAGGAGATG ATGCCGTCATCCTGTTGTGGAAGGTGAATGATAATAAGGAGCCAGAACAGATTGCTTTTCAGGATGATGATGAGGCCCAGCTGAACAAGGAGAATTGGACTGTCGTAAAAACCCTGAG AGGCCACTTGGAAGATGTGTACGATATTTGCTGGGCAACTGACGGGAATCTAATGGCTTCTGCCTCTGTGGATAACACGGCCATCATATGGGATGTCAGTAAAG GACAGAAGATCTCTATCTTTAATGAACATAAAAGTTACGTCCAAGGAGTAACCTGGGACCCCTTGGGTCAGTATGTTGCCACCCTGAGCTGTGACAG gatCCTCAGGGTGTACAGCACCCAGAAGAAACGTGTGGCTTTTAATGTCTCAAAGATGCTGTCTGGAATAGGGGCCGAAGGAGAG GTCCGAAGTTACCGGATGTTTCACGACGACAGCATGAAGTCATTCTTCCGTAGACTCAGTTTTACCCCTGATGGGTCTTTGCTCCTCACACCAG CTGGATGTGTGGAGTCTGGAGAAAATGTAACAaataccacctatgttttctccAGGAAGAATCTTAAAAG GCCCATCGCTCACCTTCCCTGTCCTGGCAAAGCGACGCTTGCAGTTCGCTGCTGTCCTGTCTACTTTGAGTTGAGGCCGGTGGTGGAAACAG ACAGAGCGTCACAGGAGCCGGGCACGGAGCTCGTGCACCTGCCCTACCGCCTGGTGTTTGCTGTGGCTTCTGAAGACTCTGTGCTCTTGTATGACACCCAGCAGCCGTTCCCTTTTGGCTACGTGTCTAACATACATTACCACACCCTGAGTGATGTCTCCTG gaggATAAATTTACTACCCTTAAAGACAGAGACTCCACCAAATTCTGTACCAATTAGTATAATCTCCACCCCTTCCACAGAAGAAACTGAACCAG GGACGCCCGGGGACCCTCAGGACAGTCCTCCGGAGCCCAAGCGGCCTCGGCTTGGTGAACACAAAGGAAGTTCCCAAGGTCTGGAGCCTTGA